A window from Mycobacterium saskatchewanense encodes these proteins:
- a CDS encoding FHA domain-containing protein, whose product MVTMGGTGAPAYRRPSLTIRVGDQAYTAQDGDAPITIGREFPAQVRINDDRISRTHVRLDCTPSGWVAVDQSRNGVFVDGVRQSMIPIRDNMTIHLGNPRGIPVGFSFAAPTAAEHGSDAGADDEESERTLDTVDVGIARAGAAVAARREELKLTQRYLARSGIVNAGALIDFEKGRRWPRKATLARLEDALQWPHGTIARIRREQADTNGEDTVVMTNTVRAPLLAEAVEVALTTITTAIESLPDTSDPAFSQRAAGILADLRKLEGVAAGAARSAKGAPEVALVLSAVRRSYKDLMLRAARAPGATLGQRLYAARYRAELTAEELANAAGVPVDVVTAAEAEVPLDADTVAALSAALSSLTRR is encoded by the coding sequence ATGGTGACCATGGGCGGCACGGGGGCGCCCGCCTACCGGCGGCCGTCGTTGACCATTCGGGTCGGCGACCAGGCCTACACCGCCCAGGACGGCGACGCGCCGATCACCATCGGTCGCGAATTTCCGGCACAGGTGCGCATCAACGACGACCGCATTTCCCGTACCCATGTCCGGCTGGACTGCACGCCAAGCGGCTGGGTCGCCGTCGACCAGAGCCGGAACGGTGTCTTCGTCGACGGCGTTCGGCAGTCCATGATTCCGATTCGGGACAACATGACGATTCATCTGGGCAACCCCCGGGGCATCCCGGTCGGCTTCTCGTTCGCCGCCCCGACGGCGGCCGAACACGGGTCCGACGCCGGCGCCGACGACGAGGAGAGCGAGCGCACGCTCGACACCGTCGATGTCGGCATCGCCCGCGCCGGCGCCGCGGTGGCCGCGCGGCGCGAGGAACTCAAGCTCACCCAGCGGTACCTGGCGCGCAGCGGAATCGTGAACGCCGGCGCGCTGATCGACTTCGAGAAGGGCCGGCGCTGGCCCCGCAAGGCCACGCTCGCCAGGCTCGAGGATGCGTTGCAGTGGCCGCACGGCACCATCGCCCGGATCCGCCGCGAACAGGCCGACACCAACGGCGAGGACACCGTCGTCATGACCAATACGGTGCGGGCCCCCCTGCTCGCCGAGGCCGTGGAGGTCGCGCTGACCACGATCACCACGGCGATCGAGTCGTTGCCCGACACCTCAGACCCGGCCTTCAGTCAGCGGGCCGCCGGGATCCTCGCCGACCTGCGCAAGCTCGAGGGCGTCGCCGCGGGCGCCGCGCGCAGCGCCAAGGGCGCGCCCGAGGTCGCCCTGGTGCTCAGCGCCGTTCGGCGCAGCTACAAGGACCTGATGCTGCGCGCGGCGCGCGCCCCCGGCGCGACCCTGGGCCAGCGGCTGTACGCCGCCCGGTATCGCGCCGAGCTGACCGCCGAGGAACTGGCCAACGCGGCGGGGGTGCCGGTCGACGTGGTCACCGCCGCCGAGGCCGAGGTGCCGCTCGATGCCGACACGGTGGCCGCGCTGTCGGCGGCCCTGAGTTCGCTGACCCGCCGCTGA
- a CDS encoding class I SAM-dependent methyltransferase, translated as MTAAKVDFSSVRWGSVEWTNLVTLYLRAYESRTPHPILGDRSAAEAVDRIDYDFNRIRRSSLPWSNQYLVALRARRLDDWCADFLRRHPDAVVLHLGCGLDGRAFRLTLPPSVLWFDVDQPGVIELRRRLYEDTERYRMIGSSVTEPGWLDQIPAGCPTLLVAEGLVMYLTESEVRRLLQRVTDRFGCGEMQFDTLTALAPLMSKLFTRGIIKWGIRDAREIQAWNPRLRLVEQTPTLAGYRQIPNAAVRWIYRLMWVTPSRSYDVLNRFEF; from the coding sequence ATGACGGCGGCCAAGGTTGATTTCAGCTCGGTCCGTTGGGGCTCGGTGGAGTGGACCAACCTCGTCACGCTCTACCTGCGCGCCTACGAGAGCCGCACGCCGCACCCGATCCTGGGCGACCGCTCGGCCGCCGAGGCGGTGGATCGGATCGACTACGACTTCAACCGAATCCGGCGCAGCTCCCTGCCGTGGTCGAACCAGTACCTGGTCGCGTTGCGGGCCCGGCGGCTCGACGACTGGTGTGCGGACTTCCTGCGCCGGCACCCCGATGCCGTGGTGCTGCACCTCGGCTGTGGCCTGGACGGCCGCGCGTTTCGCCTCACGCTGCCCCCGTCGGTGCTCTGGTTCGACGTCGACCAGCCCGGGGTCATCGAACTGCGCCGACGCCTGTATGAGGACACCGAACGCTACCGAATGATCGGCTCGTCGGTGACCGAACCCGGGTGGCTCGACCAGATCCCCGCCGGATGCCCCACCCTCCTCGTCGCCGAGGGCCTGGTCATGTACCTGACGGAAAGTGAGGTCCGGCGGCTGCTCCAGCGGGTCACGGACCGATTCGGTTGTGGCGAAATGCAATTCGACACGCTCACGGCGCTGGCACCGCTGATGTCCAAGCTGTTCACGAGGGGCATCATCAAGTGGGGCATCCGCGACGCCCGCGAGATCCAGGCGTGGAACCCACGGCTGCGCCTGGTCGAGCAGACACCCACCCTGGCCGGCTACCGGCAAATCCCGAACGCCGCGGTGCGCTGGATCTACCGACTGATGTGGGTCACCCCGTCACGCTCCTACGACGTGCTCAACCGCTTCGAGTTCTGA